From a region of the Hippopotamus amphibius kiboko isolate mHipAmp2 chromosome 3, mHipAmp2.hap2, whole genome shotgun sequence genome:
- the LOC130848600 gene encoding olfactory receptor 140-like, giving the protein MDFLTPPNNVTEFVLLGLTQNPHLQKILFIVFLFIFLFTVLANLLIVITISLSPTLSAPMYFFLTHLSFLDASLSSVTTPKLTIDLLYQRKIISWGGCLTQLFMGHFLATSEVIVLTVMAYDRYVAICKPLHYMTIMQQGLCQLLVVLAWIGGILHATVQIIFTVDLTFCGPNVIEHFMCDFFSLLELACSDTYRLGMVVAINSGGICLLILFMLLISYTVILSSLKSHGSEGRRKALSTCGSHFTVVVLHFVPCIFTYARPVATYPEDKLVTVFFAILTPMSNPIIYTVRNTEVKNAIRSLLKRRVP; this is encoded by the coding sequence ATGGATTTCCTCACACCTCCCAACAATGTGACTGAATTTGTTCTCCTGGGACTCACACAGAATCCACACTTGCAGAAAATACTCTTCATTGtctttctgttcattttcctaTTCACTGTGCTGGCCAATCTGCTCATTGTCATTAccatctccctcagccccacactttcagctcccatgtacttcttcctcactcACTTGTCCTTCTTAGATGCCTCCTTGAGCTCTGTTACCACCCCTAAACTGACCATTGACCTGCTGTACCAGAGAAAAATCATCTCCTGGGGTGGCTGCCTGACTCAGCTCTTTATGGGGCACTTTCTGGCAACATCAGAGGTCATTGTCCTCActgtcatggcctatgaccgctatgtggccatctgcaagcctctgCACTACATGACCATCATGCAACAGGGACTCTGCCAGCTTCTAGTGGTTTTGGCCTGGATCGGGGGGATCCTTCATGCCACTGTGCAGATTATTTTCACAGTGGACTtgaccttctgtggtcccaatgtCATTGAGCACTTCATGTGTGATTTCTTCTCATTGTTGGAACTTGCCTGCAGCGACACCTACAGGCTTGGAATGGTAGTGGCAATTAACAGTGGGGGCATATGCTTGCTCATTTTGTTCATGCTCCTCATCTCCTACACAGTCATCCTGAGCTCCCTGAAATCCCATGGCTCTGAAGGACGACGCAAAGCCCTCTCTACATGTGGCTCCCACTTTACAGTAGTGGTACTTCATTTTGTCCCTTGTATTTTCACCTATGCCCGTCCTGTGGCCACTTATCCTGAAGACAAGTTGGTGACTGTGTTCTTTGCAATCCTCACTCCAATGTCAAATCCT